In a single window of the Papaver somniferum cultivar HN1 chromosome 8, ASM357369v1, whole genome shotgun sequence genome:
- the LOC113301722 gene encoding pentatricopeptide repeat-containing protein At3g53170-like: MELNFIDSSNLVGFSSSFSKSNFNVIVPLNPSKTSKFPSHFLVRMGKKNSNNNNIETSKGFHQKEYSKGNLSRILRTEAAVKGIEKKANSQKFTNLSPKAVLEALDDSIANNQWESSLKKFELLRRQQWYEPRTQTYAKLLTMLGKCRQPRVASLLFERMLSEGLKPTIYVYTSLVGAYGLGGLFDEAFQTIDEMKSVSNCKPNIYTYSIVINCCMKLRRFDLIDGILGEMSYLGIGCSTVTYNTIIDGYGKAEMFELMENTLTDMVESGRCLPDVFTLNSVVWAYGNVERIEEMERWYDEFQHMGVSPDIKTFNILIKSYGKAGMHEKMASVMEFMEKRFFSPTIVTYNVVIDIFGKAKNIEKMEYFFLTMKYKGVKPNSITYSSLVSAYSKAGLITKKIGTVIKQIENSDVVLDTPFFNCVISAFGQARELSKMEEMYLKMIENKCTPDHITFSTMIQAYHSLGMVEAAQELEMKALETKNSLVSLSRTRAQTRV; encoded by the exons ATGGAGCTCAACTTCATTGATTCTTCTAACTTAGTAGGTTTTTCATCATCATTTTCCAAATCTAATTTCAATGTCATAGTCCCGTTAAATCCATCAAAAACTTCAAAATTTCCATCACATTTCTTAGTGAGAATGGGGAAAAagaatagtaataataataacattGAGACATCAAAAGGATTTCATCAAAAAGAGTATTCAAAGGGAAATCTTTCTAGAATTCTTAGAACTGAAGCTGCTGTTAAAGGGATTGAAAAGAAAGCAAATTCTCAGAAGTTCACTAATCTCTCTCCCAAAGCTGTCTTGGAAGCTTTAGATGATTCTATAGCAAATAATCAGTGGGAATCTTCTCTTAAG AAATTCGAACTACTCCGTAGGCAACAGTGGTATGAGCCAAGAACCCAAACTTATGCGAAGTTGTTGACGATGCTGGGGAAGTGCAGACAACCTAGGGTTGCTAGCTTGCTTTTCGAAAGGATGTTATCTGAAGGACTCAAACCGACAATTTATGTTTATACTTCTCTAGTAGGTGCTTATGGCCTTGGTGGTCTCTTCGACGAGGCATTTCAAACCATTGATGAGATGAAATCTGTTTCTAATTGCAAACCAAACATTTATACATATTCAATAGTTATTAACTGTTGCATGAAACTCCGGCGCTTTGATTTAATTGACGGTATACTCGGTGAGATGTCATACTTGGGAATTGGCTGCAGTACAGTTACTTACAACACGATAATTGATGGATATGGGAAGGCTGAGATGTTTGAACTTATGGAGAACACGCTGACAGATATGGTCGAGAGTGGTAGATGCTTGCCGGATGTTTTCACCTTGAATTCTGTCGTATGGGCTTATGGGAATGTTGAAAGAATTGAGGAGATGGAGCGATGGTACGATGAATTTCAGCATATGGGAGTCAGTCCAGACATAAAGACATTTAATATCCTTATAAAGTCATATGGCAAAGCAGGCATGCATGAAAAGATGGCGTCTGTCATGGAGTTTATGGAGAAGAGATTCTTCTCTCCGACAATTGTAACTTACAATGTAGTTATCGATATATTTGGGAAGGCTAAGAACATCGAGAAAATGGAATATTTTTTCCTAACAATGAAGTACAAAGGTGTTAAACCTAATTCTATCACCTATAGTTCCCTGGTTAGTGCGTATAGTAAAGCAGGGCTTATAACAAAGAAGATCGGCACAGTCATTAAGCAAATAGAAAATTCCGATGTAGTTCTAGATACACCATTCTTCAACTGTGTCATCAGTGCTTTCGGCCAGGCTAGAGAGTTAAGTAAAATGGAAGAAATGTATTTGAAAATGATCGAGAATAAATGCACACCAGATCATATTACCTTTTCTACCATGATTCAAGCCTATCATTCCCTGGGCATGGTTGAGGCTGCTCAAGAATTGGAAATGAAGGCACTCGAAACGAAAAACAGTTTAG TATCTTTATCAAGAACTAGAGCTCAAACACGAGTCTGA